The Humulus lupulus chromosome 3, drHumLupu1.1, whole genome shotgun sequence genome window below encodes:
- the LOC133825781 gene encoding agglutinin-like, whose product MFIQSLRSDLASGTESYDIPVLRMKAAAVGDNQFVYVKLFNPRISITFTVYALNSYVVAYQVDAAMRCYFFKEAHAKSQSLLFNQFVIQMVAEAARLKNIQQIMEWNGFQSGFLPGGYIISYENKWEDLSKAIQQSKDGKFSAPIQLLNEDYTPHNVSTVSEVQKDMGLLLNVATMMSQESFDQRAATI is encoded by the exons ATGTTCATACAATCTCTACGAAGTGATTTGGCTAGTGGAACCGAGAGCTATGACATTCCAGTGTTGCGTATGAAAGCCGCAGCGGTTGGAGACAACCAATTTGTGTATGTGAAACTTTTCAATCCAAGGATCTCCATCACATTCACAGTGTATGCTCTCAACTCATATGTGGTGGCCTATCAAGTAGATGCAGCAATGCGTTGCTACTTCTTTAAAGAAGCTCATGCCAAGTCCCAATCCTTACTTTTCAATCAAT TTGTTATCCAAATGGTTGCAGAGGCTGCTAGATTAAAAAATATTCAGCAAATAATGGAGTGGAACGGCTTTCAGTCAGGATTTCTCCCAGGAGGATATATTATTAGCTATGAGAATAAATGGGAAGATCTTTCCAAAGCAATCCAGCAATCTAAAGATGGAAAATTTTCTGCACCAATTCAATTGCTAAATGAAGACTATACTCCACACAATGTGTCCACGGTTTCAGAAGTGCAAAAAGACATGGGACTCTTGCTGAATGTAGCCACAATGATGAGCCAAGAAAGCTTTGACCAAAGAGCTGCTACTATATGA